CAGATCCCACAAGGCCTCGGAGAGACCCCGGTGGGGCCCTATAACCACCCTGAGCACGAAGGACTGGGAGTCTGCCGCTGCCCAGGTGGAGGGTACAGGGGGGCTCAGGTCCACCTTGCCACATGCAAATTTTAGCTGGGGCTAGACAGGGCTGTCCCTTCCCCAGCCTAGCCTGATTCCTTCTCCAACCCATGACTGTCATTCACACCCATCTCAGCGGAGCTATGGCTTTGTACACAGCATTCCCCCTGTTCCAGGAGTCTTACCCTAGAATGTTAGAAATTGCTCCgggtggtgctgtggggtagtaggttaaatcccctcctgcagcaccagcatcccatatgggaaccagtttgagtcctggctgttctgcttgcaatccagctccctgcgaatggcctgggaaagcagtggaggatggcccaagtgcttgggtccctgcacccacgcaggagacccagaagaagctcttggctcttggctttcgcctggtgcagctctggccattgcagccatttggggactgaaccagtggattgaagacctttctgcctgtctctctctctctctctctctgtaattcagctcCCACCAAGCACAGGCACCAGGGCATGAGAGAGAAGGCAATTCAGCCAGCAGATGCCAGTGATGGTGGAGTGCCAGTCTCCCTACCACAGATGCTGGCCTCTCACTATTTGCTGTCCTGAAGCTGCCTTAGGGCATGGGGAGGCCAAGGTCAAAGGAgacttggttctttttttttttttttttttttttttttggacaggcagagtggatagtgagagagagacagagagaaaggtcttcctttttgccattggttcatcctccaatggctgccacggcctgcgcgcgctgcagccagcgcaccgcgctgatccgaaggcaggagccaggtgcttctcctggtcttgaccatggggtgcagggcccaagcacttgggccatcctccactgcactccctggccacagcagagagctggcctggaagaggggcaaccgggacagaatccagcgccccaaccgggactagaacccggtgtgccagcgccactaggtggaggattagcctagtgagccgtggcgctggcgcAGACTTGGTTTTTTCCTCAAATCCCCAGGACTCCAGGTCCACTGTTATTTGTGGACCAGCTAGCTCCTGTAACTCCGCCAATCCTGGGATGCAGAGCTAGAGACAACCCTCCCCCTAAACCCCCAGGTCTTGTGAGGACTGGGCTATGGGTGAATGAGGCAGCCCTGGAAATGTGCAGGAGATAAGCACAGTGCACGTACGCACATGCACGCCTATGGGGCCACAGCCTGGAAAATGTGACTGCCTGCTTTGTTCCTGTTTGGCCGTGATGAGAGGGACTGCGTGGGGGAGTGGAGACAAGGCACTGGACAGAGCCGCTGATCCAACAACGTTGCCAACAGGGAGGCAGTCAGAAGCTCCAGGCCTCCGTAGGCAGGGCTGTGTAGGCTTGCAGCTGACAAGGACGTCACCGGGTCCCGCCGCCATCGTCCCCTACAGCCTACATGTCCCCATCCCCGAGGACAGCCATGTTGTGGAGGGCACTCCTGCTTGTGGGGCTCATCCTTctgggcagccaggtctccagcTCCAGATTCGTAGACATCAATAAGAACGAGGAGGTCTTTGCCATCTCCGTGGAGCATGTCCTGTATCAGTTCAACGAGTCCCAGGAGGATGAGTTTGCCTACAAGTTTATGCGGATCAGGCGGAGCAAGCGCAAGGTGAGTGGCCCCAGCGTCGCCCCTTGCAGCTCCCACACTCCTCCCGGAGCTCAGGCAGGCTGGCGGGTCAGGGCGTGAGCCCTGGGTTTGCAGCAAAGAGCAGCTCCTTTTGTACTTGGAAATATCATCTTTTAGTTTATAAACACAGGGTTCCATGGAAGAGCCTCAACTGTTGGGTTTCTTCCCATACAAAGGGCAGCCCCTGGGAAGCCGAGGAAGAAATGGGGAGACGGGAGCACCACCTCGGAAATGCAGCCtcggagtgagacagagagaagccagaacacacacacacacacacacacacacacacagagaaaggcaggcagggagctggagtagcAGTGGTTGGCAGAGGGAAAAAGCCATCATGGGTGATGGCTGACAGCTGGCTGGGTGGGGTGCCAGGTACCCTTGCTGAAACCAATGGCAAAGGTGGTGCCCACtctcagcagggctgggccctcagTGATAGGAGTGTCACTCTTGGGAAGATGTCGCGCAGGAAATCAGCAGTGGAGGCAGCCAGGGACCTGTTCTCATGGGGCTGACATGCTTGAGTAAAAGCAGAGGTGGTGCAGTCTCCCGTACCTGCGAGTGCATTAGTGGGAGGTGAGCAGGTGCCATCTGTGAAATGACATGGGGTTGGGGGGCAGGCACGAAGGGCAGAAGCGGCAGCTACTGGGGTTGCTGGGTAAGGAGGGCCAATTTTAGAagggcccaggagcttggaaGGACCCAGCTTTGGGGAGGGGTCGTGCAGGCGGCCACAGAGTGGCCCTTGGACTGAGACGAGCTAGGTGAACATCTTGGTGGGGGCAGTGCCTCCAGGAAGGAGGTGCTCagaggcaggggtgcagggggaggtggggggtgaggaGTTAGTACTGAGATCCCTCTGGAGGGGGAGCCTCGGACATTGGAGCTGGCCCCTCTCTGGTGGGCTGTTGCATGTACAGTGGCCTGCACAGCCCCCTGGATGGTCACCTGGCTGCCCGCAGGTGGACGTGGAGGCAGGTGTGGGgcatgcaggtgtgtgtgagacagagaggagctGAGTCGAGGAGGAGCTGCAGGTCTTTGTCCTGAGCACAGGGCACAAGGATTCTATCCACTGAGAGGCTGAAGGAgccagaggaggggcagagggaagggaagaggtgggggtggggcgcaaCACCTTGCTGGCTCAAAGGCAGCCCCTTGGCAGACTCGAAGGCAGTGGGTGGGGAAGAGCTTAGACCAGGCACAAATTCAGATATCATCATCCCCTGCTTACGGGAAGGCTTCCCAGTGATGTCCGGTGTTGACCAAATATAAATCTGTTCTAAGTATTGTGTGTCAATCCACAGTCTGGAGCTGTCACAATGTTACTGCAGATACTGCatattaaaaattctgaaattaaaaaaaacaaaaaacaaaaaactcttgcTTCCTTTGAATGGAGCAATGGGTGTTGTCCAACCATCCCTGTGCCCAGGCTAGAGCACCTTCCAGGATGAAGAGCCACTTGGGAATTAGTGGGGACACGGAAGGAGGTCCTAGGTGTGCACCAAGTTCTGTAACCCCAgggcttctgtctctgtaaccagAGACACAGCTTTCCCCAGGGTTTGATGGTTGCTTCCTCCTGGGGtcctccccaggcctgggcctTGGGAGTTGGAGGACCCCTCCGTGCCAATGACCCCATTGATCCTAAAGAATCTGCCCCAACGGGGGGCCTCCAGAcctggctgggtgtgtgggggctgggcagaAGGTGTGAGGGTTGCTGATGTGTGTCAggcatgaatgtgtgtgtgtgtgtgtgttgtgtgttggtGTCAaagggtgtatgtgtgtgagtgcacagaTGTTACTAGAGGTGAATGAGTGTTGGGTGGGGGGGTGTCAGGAGGTGTAAGTGTGTGGGTGTGTCAGTATCATGGGGTCTGTATGGGTGCGTCGGTGTCATGGGCTGTGTTTTGGTGTCATGGGCTATGACTATGAGTGTGTCAGTGTCATGGGGAGTGAGTGTGGATGTGTTGCCACAAGGCATGAGTGTGTGTTGGTGTCATGGGGTCTGTATGGGTGTGTCAGTGTCATGGGGTGTGAGTGTGTTGGTGTCATGGgctatgagtgtgagtgtgttgGTGTCATGGgctatgagtgtgagtgtgtcagTGTCATGGGGTGTGAGTGTGGATGTGTTGCCACAAGGCATGAGTGTGTGTTGGTGTCATGGGGTCTGTATGGGTGTGTCAGTGTCATGGGGTGTGAGTGTGTTGGTGTCATGGgctatgagtgtgagtgtgttgGTGTCATGGgctatgagtgtgagtgtgtcagTGTCATGGGGTGTGAGTGTGGATGTGTTGCCACAAGGCATGAGTGTGTGTTGGTGTCATGGGGTCTGTATGGGTGTGTCAGTGTCATGGGGCGTGAGAGTGTTGGTGTCATgggctgtgagtgtgagtgtgtcagTGTCATGGGGTGTGAGTGTGGATGTGTTGCCACAAGGCATGAGTGTGTGTTGATGTCATGGGGTGTATATGGGTATGTCAGTGTCATGGGGTGTGAGTATGTAGGTATCAAGAGGTGTGAATGCGTGTGTGTTGGTGTCATGGGCTGTGAGTGTGTAGGTGTCAAGAGGTGTGAATGCGTGTGTGCTGGTGTCACAAGGCATGAGTGGGAGTCATTGCTGCCTGTTGAGCCCCAGAGGAAGTCCACTTCCAGACAACTTCCAGATCAGTCAGGTGAGCCGCATGCTCCTCTCTGGGAGAATTTCCTTCCTGGCTTGTTCTCTCTCTGGTGGTGCCTTTTGGGTTTTCATGGACCTTTATTCATGGGAATGAAAAGGATCTTCAGTAGCTTTTCAAAGAACTTTCATGAAAATGTAGACTGGCACGGAACACCGAATGTTCACCTCTTAAAGACTTGGCAAGATGAGCCCTGGTGTGATGTCAGCTTCCCCACGAAAGACAGCAGTGCCCAGAGCCCCTGTGCTCTGGGCTGCTCTGATCTCCAATCTTAGTTCTGCCCCTTCCTGCCCTGTGGGGTCGGCACTGACCCCTAGGTGTGTTCTTTACCAAGGTGCGCGTTTGTGAGACATCTGTTGTCAGGTGTGGTTGCAGAGTGGGCAGATTACAGCTGGGCAGGATTCCGTTGTGTGAATGTGCCACACTCTATCTTCCAGCTACAACCAGGCTTTTACCATTGGGAATGATGCGGAGCAAAGACTCTTGTGCACATCTTTAGGGCATGTTtatggaaagaaatgaagaattaagaggaaagatgggaaaaaataaaactcagagagATTGCATACATCTGTGTGTTTTTACTTACTTACCTTTGCACAACCACACCCTTGGTTCATTTGGCTTCACTCCCTCCAGCAAAATATCTCATAGCAGTTTCTGCAATTTCTTTTCGACAGAAGTATTCTTGGATCTATTTAGTGGACTTGGAGCTGGGCCGCACCATTTGCAAAAAACACGATGAAGATATTGACAACTGCCCATTGCAAGAAGGCCCAGGAGAGAAAAAGGTTTGAGGATAAAATCAACTCGCAAGCATCACAGTGGATCTTGCAAGAATGAAGGGTCTCTGGGGGGAGGCTTAGGAAAGTCTCGGGGCAGATGGATGGAGAGCTCTTGACCCCTGTCCCACCAGGTGTCAGGGCTCCCACATTAGAAGCAGGAGCTGGTCAACTCAGGTGGACACAGCCTGACCCTGGTGCTGGGCGGGAGCCCCCTGCTCACGGCCCAGCAGGCTGACCACAGGCTCATGGGGACAGATGTCCACAGGGCCTCCATGTCTGCGTGGAACCTCACTCCTGGTCCCAGCCCTGTACCCTCAAGGCTTAGGCAAAGCATGTTCTCCTTGTGGTCGTCACTCTTCTTGCTCATGTTCTTGAGGACTGGAGGACTTCCCAGTGATCTGTTCCACCACTCTGTCCCCCCAGTCCCTGGGTCATGAGCCCGTTTCCTGGTCAGTCTGAGTTCTGTCATCACCATCCCATGATTGGCAGGTGATCTATGTGACTGACACATGATTCATGTGACTGACATGTGACCCGTGGGGTGTGAGAGCTTGAGGCCAGTCTCAGCACCCAACACACAGCCTGGTGGGCAGCCTCCCCTGGGAGGGTTTGTGCTGCTGCCCAGTTGGAGGGGTGTCAAGTGGGACCATGGCTCAGACAGTGATTTGGCCTTGGAACACATGGGGTGGGTGCAGTTTCTCCAGCATGCAGTGCACTGTGGAGGCTGTGAGGGGGATGGAGTGTCCCAGagggcaggtgatggccccaggaAGTTGCTGTCTCACGGGGCCATGGATTCAGTTGGGAGAATTCAGTCCCTTCTGCATGCTGTCCTGGTGGATCCTTGAGCTCCTCCATTCCTGCTCCCAGGTGCCTggtttcccttcctccttctgtctttccttccatcCTTTTCTGTTGTGCTTTTATTACTGTACCTTGAGACTCCTCTACATGCTGCATGGTGTCAGTGCCTTATCTTTTCCTAATTGCTGTGTTGCAATGCTCTCATTTTAGGTACGCTGCACTTATATCATCCATTCCCTGGCATGGATTACCAAATTTACCATCCTGGACAGCACCTGTGCACAGACCTCGGCCGGGGGGATGCCTGTGACTTCTCCCAGCAAAAGTCCTGTGTCCTCTCCAATCAGCAGCCCAAGGTCTGCATAACCCCAGCAGAATTAAAGGCAACCCAGCATGCATTCTAGGTCCATGAGCAGTTTTGCAGTGTTTTGTATCACTTGTTTGCTACGGAGGTCACAGCCAGCGATAAAGGATGCAGAGTTTATTGTCACTGCCGGTATTTAACTGAGCTGCAGAGTGATAAATGACTTAAACTCCCCAGTTCCTGGGTGTTAGTTCAGAGAGATGCCCCACGAGTTGATGGGTGTGTTCATTCATTACTCTAGTCCTTCTATTTTTTCATGCATTCTTTCTTCGACTTCTCCATACTCCTCCTGGATTGTACTTAAGGGAATGCAAATTTTGCAAGGCTCAGCTCTCTGCAATCACTTTGCTCTCATCTCAGGGACCAGGCTCAGAACAAGTGACCTTTCTGCAAAGGAGCCAGGCCCTGAACAGGGTGGGGAAGGGTAACTGATGCTGCTGAAAAGCCGTTCTCTTGTGGCTTGCCTGGATGCCAAGAACGTGTGCTTCAGGGCTGGGCAGCAGCTCAGAAGGCAGCAGTTTCAGGTCCTTGATTTCCACTTCCTTGAAGCCTCTCTCCCCCACTGGGTGCCCACTCTCGTCTCTGTGGCTGTCAGCAGCACCAAATGCCCCTGGGAGAGACATCCAGGGTGGTGACAGACATCTCCGGGGTAGCAAATCCCTGTGCTGGGGTCCTCGCTGGGAGGAAGCcttggaaaggtagagagatgggGTGTGAGAGGTGGGCACCCGTGGGATCGAGCGGAGGTGGCAGTGCCTTctctggaagatttttttttagaattattttatttatttgaaagatagagtctcagagagaggtagaaccagagagagagagaggtcttccattccgctggtttactccccaaatggcctcaaaggccagagctgagctgatccatagccaggagccaggagcttcttccaggtctcccacatggatgtaggggtccaaggacttgggccatcttctactgctttcccaggccatagcagagagctggatcggaagaggagcagccaggactagaaccagcgcccatatgggatgccggtgctgcaggctgggactttaacccactgtgccatagtaccTGCCTCCTCTCTGGAGGATTCTTAAGAGTGGaaaggcaggccggcgccgcggctcactaggctaatcctccgccttgcggagccggcacaccgggttctagtcccggtcagggcgccggattctgtcccggttgcccctcttccaggccagctctctgctgtggccagggagtgcagtggaggatggcccaagtgcttgggccctgcaccccatgggagaccaggataagtacctggctcctgccatcagatcagcgcggtgcgctggccgcggcggccattggagggtgaaccaacggaaaaggaagacctttctctctgtctctctctctctcactgtccactctgcctgtcaaaaaaaaaaaaaaaaaaaaagagtggaaaggCAAGGGCCGTCCCCCCTCCTCTGGGATTTCTGAGGGTTTCTATTGCACTATATCTTGGCAGAGAGTTTGCCCtttcttgaacccaggcatttgtTGTAGCCCTGATGGGACAGGATTTTCAGAGGTAGCTGTGGATGACATGGGTGTAGCACAGACATGGTGGTCTGAGTGTTTTGGTGTATTGACTGGCTTGTGTGTATGATCTGTAAATACCTTTCAACCTTGAATGAGGGTCTACTTACCAAGGTGGGTCCGTGTGGCCTGCAAGGCTGATCTGCCTCTGGCCTGTGGCTGGACAAAATCAGCCTCTTTGGGTTCAAGGATCCCATACGTGCTTTTCAAGGACCCCATGCCTGGTATTCAAGGGCTCCAGGCATTTTCCTGGACCCCATGGCTGTTTCTCGTCCATTGTTCTTCACCATCTGTCTGTTGTGTGTGAACTCCATGTCATTTTCAAAGACCTTTTGACCGTCACTTATGGGCTTTATACCCATTGTTCTGGAACCTCATATTTTCATATACCAAGACCATATTCATGGATCACATACCTGCTTTCATTGAGCCTACACTATTGTGTATGGATGACATTGCCAGTTTTAATGGAAACTATGTTATTTTTTCATGGATCTCATGGCCACTGTTCAAGGATCCCATCCGATAGTTCTTAGATCCTGTGCCCATTTTCATAGACCTCAGGTCATTGTTCATGGATCCCATGCATGTTCATGGACCCTACACCAGCTTCCTCATGGCCATTGTTTATGGATACTTCCTGTTGTTCACGCACCCAGTGTCCACTGTTCATGGATGTCATTCATGGTCTCCATCTAGTTATTCTTGAGTTCCATCCCCCTTGCTTCTGGGCCACACGCTTGTTGGTCAGGGACTCCATATCCACTGTTTACAGACCCCACATCCATTGTTCACGGGACATATATCAATTTTCATGGACCTCATTTCAGTTCCTTTTTGCCTATGGACCCTGTAAACATTGTTCATGAATATCTTGTCCCTTGGTCATACACCCCATCTCACTATCTTGGATCCCGTGCCCACTTCCACGAATAAACTTGCTGTTAATTCACCCCA
The window above is part of the Oryctolagus cuniculus chromosome 11, mOryCun1.1, whole genome shotgun sequence genome. Proteins encoded here:
- the LOC108176692 gene encoding cystatin-12 isoform X2, which encodes MSPSPRTAMLWRALLLVGLILLGSQVSSSRFVDINKNEEVFAISVEHVLYQFNESQEDEFAYKFMRIRRSKRKKYSWIYLVDLELGRTICKKHDEDIDNCPLQEGPGEKKVRCTYIIHSLAWITKFTILDSTCAQTSAGGMPVTSPSKSPVSSPISSPSSLLTALGKQWKMA